A window of Candidatus Methylomirabilis sp. genomic DNA:
CTGTGGCCGCGAGGGTTGTTCGAACTCCTTTCTATAAGCGAGTACGTTGAAGGCTATGGAGGTGAGTATGGTTCCTGAGGGGCTGCATTATACGAAAGCGCATGAATGGATTAAGGTTGAGGGGGATCGTGGACGTATCGGAATCACCCACTTCGCCCAGAGCCAACTCGGCGACATCGTGTTTGCGGAATTGCCGCAGGTCGGGAGGGTCCTGCGTCAGATGGAGGCGTTCGGCGTTGTGGAGTCGGTGAAGGCCGTTTCCGACCTCTACTGTCCACTGACCGGTGAGGTACTCGAGGTCAACTCCTCGCTCGAATCGAATCCTGAGCAGATCAACGTCGATCCCTACGGACGGGGATGGATAATCA
This region includes:
- the gcvH gene encoding glycine cleavage system protein GcvH, which translates into the protein MVPEGLHYTKAHEWIKVEGDRGRIGITHFAQSQLGDIVFAELPQVGRVLRQMEAFGVVESVKAVSDLYCPLTGEVLEVNSSLESNPEQINVDPYGRGWIIIARIADPGELGNLMTAEEYKAYLAAEEH